A genomic window from Verrucomicrobiales bacterium includes:
- a CDS encoding arylsulfatase: MNPLILISLPCYVAILVLATAAAPVANRVSQKPNIVLILADDLGFSDLGSYGSEIETPNLDSLASGGLRFTQFYNTARCWPSRAALLTGYYAQQVRRDAVPGVRSGGQGIRPSWARLLPEMLKPLGYRSYHSGKWHVDGAPLQQGFSHSYRLEDHDRNFYPKLHFEDDKPLPPVQPGTGYYTSTAITDHALKCLDLHSQTQPGQPFFSFVAYTSPHFPLQAPEQDVAKYKDRYLSGWDKLREQRWQRLRAMGLVDGHLSAPEREVGPPYAFPEAITTLGSNEVNRAVSWDSLTLPQRRFQADKMAVHAAMVDRMDQEIGRIMNRVRSLGQWENTLFLFLSDNGASAEMMVRGDGHDTEAVCGTGATFLSLGPGWSTMANTPFRRHKTWVHEGGISTPLIMHWPQGIPLSSRGTLRHSPGHLVDLVPTLLEVAGGRSLDTWNGEPVPRPPGVSFLPVLNHDRAVDHPAIWWLHENNRALRLGDWKIVASGANGDWELYHLSVDRTETQNLAQIKPEKLKELSLIWSRMTSNHTMTARSDSKHPTTPSAGRVQ; the protein is encoded by the coding sequence ATGAACCCCCTGATTCTCATTTCTCTACCCTGTTATGTAGCCATCCTGGTGCTAGCAACCGCCGCGGCTCCTGTGGCGAATCGAGTATCACAGAAGCCGAACATCGTCCTGATCCTTGCTGACGACCTCGGATTCTCAGATCTTGGTAGCTATGGAAGTGAGATCGAAACTCCCAATCTCGATAGCCTAGCCAGCGGAGGGCTGCGATTTACTCAATTTTACAACACCGCACGGTGCTGGCCATCGCGGGCCGCTTTGCTCACCGGATACTACGCCCAACAAGTTCGGCGGGACGCCGTTCCCGGTGTGCGCAGTGGTGGACAAGGGATTCGTCCTTCATGGGCCAGACTGCTGCCAGAGATGTTGAAGCCCCTTGGCTATAGATCCTATCATTCAGGAAAATGGCACGTGGACGGAGCTCCTTTACAACAGGGCTTTTCCCATTCCTACCGATTGGAGGACCACGACCGGAACTTTTATCCGAAACTGCATTTTGAGGACGACAAACCGCTTCCGCCGGTCCAGCCCGGGACCGGTTACTACACCAGCACGGCCATCACCGACCATGCCCTAAAATGCTTGGACCTGCACAGCCAGACCCAACCGGGACAACCCTTTTTTAGCTTTGTAGCGTACACATCCCCTCACTTCCCACTCCAGGCTCCGGAGCAGGATGTGGCCAAGTATAAAGACCGGTATCTCAGCGGCTGGGATAAATTGCGGGAACAGCGCTGGCAGCGCCTCAGAGCCATGGGCCTCGTGGATGGCCACCTGTCCGCGCCAGAGCGCGAAGTCGGCCCCCCTTATGCGTTCCCTGAGGCCATCACCACCCTCGGATCCAACGAGGTGAACCGTGCAGTCTCCTGGGACAGTCTCACTCTGCCGCAGCGTCGTTTCCAGGCCGACAAGATGGCAGTTCACGCTGCTATGGTTGACCGCATGGATCAGGAGATCGGAAGGATCATGAATCGAGTCCGCTCCTTGGGCCAGTGGGAGAACACCTTGTTCTTATTCCTTTCGGATAACGGCGCGAGCGCTGAGATGATGGTGCGGGGAGATGGGCACGATACCGAAGCGGTGTGTGGTACGGGGGCGACTTTTCTCAGCCTCGGGCCTGGATGGTCAACGATGGCGAACACCCCCTTTCGCCGTCATAAAACCTGGGTCCATGAGGGAGGGATTTCGACCCCGCTCATTATGCATTGGCCGCAAGGGATACCTTTGTCGAGCCGAGGAACGCTCCGTCACTCTCCGGGCCATCTTGTCGACCTGGTTCCTACTCTGCTCGAAGTCGCGGGCGGCAGATCCCTGGACACATGGAATGGGGAACCAGTTCCGCGGCCGCCCGGAGTGAGCTTCCTCCCGGTGCTGAACCATGACCGTGCCGTGGATCACCCTGCCATTTGGTGGCTCCACGAGAACAACCGCGCTCTACGTCTTGGTGATTGGAAAATAGTCGCCTCCGGAGCCAACGGAGACTGGGAACTCTATCATCTCAGCGTCGATCGAACCGAGACCCAGAATCTAGCTCAGATTAAACCGGAAAAGCTGAAGGAGCTAAGCCTCATTTGGTCGCGGATGACCTCGAACCATACCATGACTGCCCGAAGCGATTCCAAGCAT